One Parashewanella spongiae genomic window, ATGTAACTGCAAATCCCTAGCACTATTACAAGGGCGATAATCCAAAGTAGAGTTGTCACCTTTATGTCTCCTTAAGTCTTTTGATTGAAGATCGCATTTTTTAATCGTTAAATACGAACATGATCATATTATAGTTTGTGGTCAGACCTCTGTCGCATTTACAAGGTAAATCTTAGCCAAAATTAATACAAGCACTTTTTAAACAAATGTTTGAATTAGTCGTTTTATAATCTATGGAGGATTTTTTAATAAATTTAATAAGTTGGCATATACAAGGATTGCATCTAGCGTTGTGATACAACGAACGCTAAAATACTAAAATTGTTGTGATATTAAATAAAAGAGCTTTTTGAATGTGTGAACTCTTGGCTATGAGTGCCAACGTACCTACAGATATTGTTTTTAGTTTTACAGGTTTGGTCGAACGAGGAGGTGTAACTGGGCCACATGTTGATGGCTGGGGAATCGCATTTTATGAAGGGAAGGGAAATCGAATTTTTAAAGATGTTTCACCGAGTTGTGATTCACATATCGCTAAACTGATAAAATCATATCCGATTAAAAGCGAAGTTGTTATAAGTCATATAAGGCAAGCAAATAGTGGTGGTGTTTCTCTTGAAAATACGCACCCTTTTAATCGAGTGCTTTGGGGAAGAAACTGGACTTATGCACATAATGGCCAATTAACTGATTATGAAAGTAAGTTTCTTACCCACTCTTTCAAACCCGTAGGTGAAACAGATAGTGAATTGGCTTTTTGTTGGATTATCGAGCAAGTGGCTAATAAATTTGGTGAAAAAGAGCCGTTAGATATGATTCCAGTATATGAATATATCAGCGAACTAGCAGATAGGCTTCGATTGCATGGCGTATTTAATATGATCATCAGTGATGGTATGAACTTGATGGCATATTGCAGTAACAATCTGTGTTATATCACGAGAAGGGCGCCATTTGGTAAAGCGAAATTGAAAGATACAGATGTCACGATTGATTTCGATAAAGAAACAACACCAAATGACATTGTTACTGTTATTGCAACAAGACCTTTAACTACCAATGAACAATGGGAAATATTGTCGGCCGGTGATTGGTGCTTATTTAGATTGGGCGAGCTCATCTCTTTCAGTCATAAAGCTACTATTGAGTAATTGTACTTCGAGTTGTTTTTTCCCTTTTTTTGAATGGGTTAATTTCACGGGTAAGTAAGCGAGTTCTGGTGCCAACCATATTAATGTTTGGCGCTTTTTCTTTTTTCTTTCGACCATTAATTTGATCGTTTGGTAGTTTCTTTGATTAATGTTTATCACTTCAGTACCTACAATGTTGAACTGATAATCGCTAATTTTGTTACTTTTAATAATCTTGTAGTTTAAATCTTCTTTTTTGTTTGCTAAATCGAGCCTCAATTGCACTTGCACTGAAAGAATGTCGTATAAATCATTTGCATAATTAAACTCTAACTTTTCATGTTTGTATTTTCCGTATACTTTTTCTTGTGATTTAAGAAAGACAAGCTGAGCTTGGTAGTCGCTTCCTGTTCCCTCTCTTTCATGAAAAAATCGTATCGGATTGACATGGTCGTTAGTTACAACGAATTCGCTACTCACTTCTCGTCTATCGGAAAGGACGAGTAGTGATAATTCACTTTCAAATTTATAATTAAACTGATCATTTATTTTGTCTAAGGTATAGCGCGCTTTTCCAAGGTCGATACTGCCATACAGTACTCGGTATTCTGCAGTTTGAGGTAATAACGGAGATAGGGTGGCGAATGCTGAAGAGGATAAAATTAAAAGTGTAATAATAAATAAATACTGAACTATGCGACTCATATTATTCCTTTAATAAAAAAAATCAAAAGGGTATGCCTAAAACTAAAGAAGCGATATTTGGTTGCCATTCATACTTCGACAGCTGAATTTTACCTTGGTTCACTTCAACACCTTCGATTCTTAACAATTCAGCTTGTGCTCTGTACTCATTTGAGTCTTTTATAAACGAAATTTTGCCTTGGCTGTTTATCACTCTATGCCAAGGTATGTTTTTTTTCGGATCTGCCAATTTTAAGGCTTTTGACACGTATCGAGCTCGCTTTGGTAATCCTGCGAGGTCGGCTACTTTGCCGTAACTACTCACTTTCCCTTCAGGGATCATCGCGACAATAAAAAGTATTCTTTCAATTGGGGCTAAAGGAAACTCATTGTTATACATCAGATTTGATCTTATCTTATACAGAAGTGCTATGTGAGTTAACACACTCATAAATGGACTGAAATTATAATATAAAAAATTATAGGGTAAATGAAAGAAAATTTTTTAAAGTAAAAGCTTAAAAGAAGTCATAATGCAACTAATAAGCTTTTATTTGTTAAATTAAATGCTTATTTCTCATCATTCAGAGGGTGCTGACCATTGTTAATCGATAATGATGAAAAAAGTAGCTGATTTTTAATTAGATATTTCTGAGTAATTGAACCAGAGATATCTATTAACATCGCTTCTTGCTGTTGATTCAATTCCGATTTAATCTCATTCAATAGTGCTTGTTTAGAGTAAATAGAATCGAATGAATTTGTATTTGAGTTACCTATAGCGCTACTGGCACTAACTGCTGCTGTAATGGCGGCAAATACTACTACTTTGTACATCCTATACCTCAGTATTTACTTATATTAATGTGCTTTTGATAAACGAAAATCTATACATTGGAGGTTAAAAGATAGTCGACAAATTCATTATGTCTAATTTTTATTCGCTTTAATTTGTTTCAGGATATTCAGAGATGCTATTGCGTGGTAATGACATAGTCGAGTATTATATTTACCCACAAAAAATGAACTCAATAGACTTTGGTATAGACTATTTTCATTTTTTGTTTCCACACTTAATTTAAACCATGTGGCCCTACGTGTGGGTCACCACTGGGAAAGGATAAATCATGCCTGTAATTACACTTCCTGATGGCAGTAAACGTGAGTTCGCTCAACCTGTTTCAACTTATGACGTAGCAATGGATATCGGTCCTGGATTAGCAAAGGCTTGTATTGCTGGTCGAGTTAATGGCGATTTAAAAGATGCTTGCGACATTATTAATACTGACTCTGAATTATCGATTATCACCGCTAAAGACGATGAAGGTGTCGAAATATTACGTCATTCATGTGCACATCTTCTTGGGCATGCGATTAAGCAACTTTGGCCTGACGCTAAAATGGCCATTGGACCAGTGATTGATAATGGCTTTTACTACGATATCGATCTTGAGCATAAATTAACTCAAGAAGACATTGAAAAATTAGAAAAGCGCATGCTTCAATTAGCTAAGACTAACTATGAAGTAGTCAAAAAAGTTGGTAACTGGCAAACCGCTAGAGACACTTTCGAAGCACGTGGTGAGTCGTATAAAATTGCTATTTTAGATGAAAATATTAGCAAAGATGACTCACCGGCTTTATACCATCATGAAGAGTACGTGGATATGTGTCGTGGCCCACACGTGCCAAGTATGCGTTTTTGTCAAAACTTTAAGCTTATGAGTGTTGCAGGTGCCTATTGGCGTGGTAACTCTGATAACAAGATGCTACAGCGTGTTTATGGTACAGCTTGGGCAGATAAAAAAGCCCTTAAATCTTATTTAAACCGCCTAGAAGAAGCTGCAAAACGTGATCATCGTAAAATAGGCAAGCAGCTTGATTTATATCATATGCAAGAAGAAGCACCTGGCATGGTCTTTTGGCACAATGATGGATGGAGTATATTCTTAGAGCTTGAAAAATTTATCCGTGAAAAAATTAGCGAATACGATTATCAAGAAGTAAAGGGTCCATTGATGATGGATCGTGTGCTTTGGGAGCGCTCTGGGCATTGGGATAAATACGCAGATGCAATGTTTACAACACATAGTGAAGCGCGTGAATATGCGATAAAACCAATGAATTGCCCCGGGCATGTTCAAATTTTTAATCAGGGCTTGAAGTCTTATCGTGATTTGCCACTGCGTATGGCTGAATTTGGTTGTTGTCATCGTAATGAGCCTTCTGGTTCATTGCATGGATTGATGCGCGTTCGTGGTTTTACTCAAGATGATGCTCACGTTTTTTGTACTGAAGATCAGGTACAACAAGAAGTAAGTAATTGTATTGAAATGATCTACGATACCTATTCAACATTTGGATTTAATGAAATTATCGTGAAACTTTCTACCCGCCCTGAAAAACGTATTGGTAATGACGATATGTGGGAACGAGCTGAAGCGGCGTTAGAAAAGGCATTAGTTGCAAATGATATAGTCTACGAAATCCTCGAAGGTGAGGGAGCATTTTATGGCCCTAAGATTGAGTTCACATTACATGATTGTTTAGATCGTGCATGGCAGTGTGGCACAGTTCAATTAGACTACGCTTTACCTTCACGTCTTGGTGCCACATACGTTGCTGAAGATAATAGTCGTCAAACACCAGTCATGATTCACCGAGCAGTGCTCGGTTCTTTAGAGCGTTTCTTGGGTGTATTGATTGAAGAATATGCAGGACGATTCCCAACTTGGTTAGCCCCAGCGCAAGTTGTTGTGATGAATATCACTGATAAGCATGCTGATTACGTTGAAGAAGTTGTAAAAATATTCAAACAGCAAGGAATTCGTGCAGTTAAAGACTTGAGAAATGAAAAGATAGGCTTTAAAATACGTGAGCACACTTTACGTCGTGTACCTTATTTATTGGTTGTTGGTGACCAAGAAATGGAAAATAAGGAAATCGCGGTGCGAACCCGAGACGGAAAAGATTTAGGTAAAATAAAGATTGATGATTTTGCCACAAGAATCCGTGAACAAATTTCGCTCCGTAGTCTCAATTTGTTGGAGGAATAGGTCATAAAGATCAAGCAAGCAGGCGGGCGCAAAGCAGCCCCAAATAGAATCAATGATGAAATTACCGGTGTAACTGAAGTGCGTGTTACTGGTGCAGATGGTGAAGTTCTTGGAATTCTAAATATAAGAGATGCACAGAACATTGCCGATGAAGCATCACTGGATCTTGTTGAAATCAGCCCTAATGCTGAGCCTCCAGTTTGTCGTATAATGGACTACGGTAAGTTTCTTTTTGAGAAAGCAAAAGCTCAAAAAGAACAAAAGAAAAAGCAAAAACAGGTTCAGGTTAAGGAAGTTAAATTCCGTCCTGGCACTGATGAAAACG contains:
- a CDS encoding class II glutamine amidotransferase; translation: MCELLAMSANVPTDIVFSFTGLVERGGVTGPHVDGWGIAFYEGKGNRIFKDVSPSCDSHIAKLIKSYPIKSEVVISHIRQANSGGVSLENTHPFNRVLWGRNWTYAHNGQLTDYESKFLTHSFKPVGETDSELAFCWIIEQVANKFGEKEPLDMIPVYEYISELADRLRLHGVFNMIISDGMNLMAYCSNNLCYITRRAPFGKAKLKDTDVTIDFDKETTPNDIVTVIATRPLTTNEQWEILSAGDWCLFRLGELISFSHKATIE
- a CDS encoding DUF3108 domain-containing protein, whose translation is MSRIVQYLFIITLLILSSSAFATLSPLLPQTAEYRVLYGSIDLGKARYTLDKINDQFNYKFESELSLLVLSDRREVSSEFVVTNDHVNPIRFFHEREGTGSDYQAQLVFLKSQEKVYGKYKHEKLEFNYANDLYDILSVQVQLRLDLANKKEDLNYKIIKSNKISDYQFNIVGTEVININQRNYQTIKLMVERKKKKRQTLIWLAPELAYLPVKLTHSKKGKKQLEVQLLNSSFMTERDELAQSK
- a CDS encoding MGMT family protein, yielding MYNNEFPLAPIERILFIVAMIPEGKVSSYGKVADLAGLPKRARYVSKALKLADPKKNIPWHRVINSQGKISFIKDSNEYRAQAELLRIEGVEVNQGKIQLSKYEWQPNIASLVLGIPF
- the thrS gene encoding threonine--tRNA ligase, whose translation is MPVITLPDGSKREFAQPVSTYDVAMDIGPGLAKACIAGRVNGDLKDACDIINTDSELSIITAKDDEGVEILRHSCAHLLGHAIKQLWPDAKMAIGPVIDNGFYYDIDLEHKLTQEDIEKLEKRMLQLAKTNYEVVKKVGNWQTARDTFEARGESYKIAILDENISKDDSPALYHHEEYVDMCRGPHVPSMRFCQNFKLMSVAGAYWRGNSDNKMLQRVYGTAWADKKALKSYLNRLEEAAKRDHRKIGKQLDLYHMQEEAPGMVFWHNDGWSIFLELEKFIREKISEYDYQEVKGPLMMDRVLWERSGHWDKYADAMFTTHSEAREYAIKPMNCPGHVQIFNQGLKSYRDLPLRMAEFGCCHRNEPSGSLHGLMRVRGFTQDDAHVFCTEDQVQQEVSNCIEMIYDTYSTFGFNEIIVKLSTRPEKRIGNDDMWERAEAALEKALVANDIVYEILEGEGAFYGPKIEFTLHDCLDRAWQCGTVQLDYALPSRLGATYVAEDNSRQTPVMIHRAVLGSLERFLGVLIEEYAGRFPTWLAPAQVVVMNITDKHADYVEEVVKIFKQQGIRAVKDLRNEKIGFKIREHTLRRVPYLLVVGDQEMENKEIAVRTRDGKDLGKIKIDDFATRIREQISLRSLNLLEE
- the infC gene encoding translation initiation factor IF-3 — its product is MKIKQAGGRKAAPNRINDEITGVTEVRVTGADGEVLGILNIRDAQNIADEASLDLVEISPNAEPPVCRIMDYGKFLFEKAKAQKEQKKKQKQVQVKEVKFRPGTDENDYQVKLRNLNRFLNDGDKAKVTLRFRGREMAHQSIGMALLNRIKADLEEIAVVESFPKMEGRQAVMVLAPKKK